A region of Bradyrhizobium sp. SZCCHNS1050 DNA encodes the following proteins:
- a CDS encoding flagellar hook assembly protein FlgD, with protein sequence MTVSAASSSTATTSSTSSSSDTSRTTLSSTDFLQLLVSELQNQDPLNATSVTDFINQMTSYANYTSQQSLNSSMTSLAGSFSSLVTLNSVNYIGHTVEAKSDTAVLSNGSATFGYSLSSAASNVSISIKDSSGSTVWTGTGTGNKGANSITWDGTDSSGNQLSDGGQYTISVTATDSAGTSVLNYTTVTGTVTGIDTSTSTPSLTVGGVPVSASNIIGVTS encoded by the coding sequence ATGACCGTTTCCGCCGCGAGTTCGTCGACTGCGACCACCTCATCGACCTCATCATCCAGCGACACATCTCGTACGACGCTCAGCTCGACCGACTTTCTTCAGCTCCTGGTGAGCGAACTCCAGAACCAGGATCCGCTCAACGCGACCAGCGTGACCGACTTCATCAACCAGATGACGTCCTACGCCAACTACACCTCGCAGCAGTCGCTCAACAGCAGCATGACCTCGCTGGCCGGCTCGTTCTCGAGCCTGGTGACGCTGAATTCGGTGAACTACATCGGTCACACCGTCGAGGCCAAGAGTGACACCGCCGTTCTATCGAACGGCTCGGCGACGTTCGGCTATTCGCTGTCGTCGGCGGCATCGAACGTTTCGATCTCGATCAAGGATTCCTCCGGAAGCACGGTCTGGACCGGCACCGGGACCGGCAACAAGGGCGCCAATTCGATCACCTGGGACGGCACCGATTCCAGCGGCAATCAGCTCAGCGACGGCGGCCAGTACACGATCTCCGTGACGGCGACGGACTCCGCGGGCACCTCGGTCCTCAACTACACGACGGTCACCGGGACCGTAACCGGCATCGACACCTCGACCAGCACGCCCTCGCTCACCGTCGGCGGCGTTCCTGTCAGCGCCAGCAACATCATCGGCGTCACCTCCTGA
- the flgK gene encoding flagellar hook-associated protein FlgK yields MSLDIARLVAFSGISATELQISVASSNISNADTKGYTQKTANQVTNVTGGIGTGVSITGISSNVDKLLLKSLIGANSELGAADTTNNYLTQLQQLFGSASPSGTSTTGTSLANSLASLESALSSLASSPSSVSLQSAVVSALDDFASQLRSTSSGVQTLRANADKDIASSVQSANDDLQQIADLNVEIRKMAASGQSTADLEDERNAALQDLSSYMNVSYYAASNGDLQVYTSSGRALVDSSAHTLSYTASANVSAASSYASGGFSGIMVDGVDVTSQITSGKIGSLVTLRDETLPAAQTQLDQLASQLKSSLNAITNGASAVPPPTALTGSASVSSTTALSASGTVRIAVADQSGNLVSYEDLDLSSYATVGDLVTALNGISGVSASIDSSGHLSISATSSSNGIAINDMTSAVGGSGFSDYFGMNDLVTGTSAANFAVNSSILSGAAGLPTGTLDGSATLTTGSQVLTAGSATVIDALVDKLTGSTSFASAGGLSATTGSFADYAAAIVANVASKASQASTAYTAKSTAQSSYASSLSSQSGVNLDEETARLSSLQNKYAAASQLISVVNSMFSSLLTAVQST; encoded by the coding sequence ATGTCGCTCGACATAGCACGGCTGGTCGCCTTCAGCGGCATCTCGGCCACGGAGCTGCAGATCAGCGTGGCGTCGTCGAACATCTCGAACGCCGACACGAAGGGGTATACGCAGAAGACGGCCAACCAGGTCACGAACGTGACCGGCGGAATCGGGACCGGCGTTTCCATTACCGGCATTTCGAGCAATGTCGACAAGCTGCTGCTGAAATCCTTGATCGGAGCCAATTCGGAGCTCGGCGCGGCCGACACCACGAACAACTATCTGACGCAACTGCAGCAGCTGTTCGGCAGCGCGTCCCCATCCGGCACCTCGACGACGGGAACGTCGCTGGCAAACTCGCTGGCATCGCTGGAGTCCGCCTTGTCGTCGCTGGCGAGCTCGCCCAGCAGTGTTTCGCTGCAATCGGCAGTCGTCAGCGCGCTGGATGACTTCGCCAGCCAGCTGCGCAGCACGTCGAGCGGTGTGCAGACGTTGCGGGCCAACGCCGACAAGGACATCGCGTCGTCGGTTCAGAGCGCCAACGACGACCTGCAACAGATCGCCGATCTCAATGTCGAGATCCGCAAGATGGCGGCGTCCGGCCAATCGACCGCCGATCTCGAGGACGAGCGCAATGCCGCGTTGCAGGACCTTTCGTCCTATATGAACGTCAGCTACTACGCGGCGTCGAACGGCGACCTTCAGGTCTATACCTCGTCGGGGCGAGCTCTCGTCGACAGCTCGGCGCACACGCTGAGCTATACGGCCTCGGCGAATGTCTCGGCGGCGTCGAGCTATGCGTCCGGCGGCTTCAGCGGCATCATGGTCGACGGCGTCGACGTCACGTCGCAGATCACGTCGGGCAAGATCGGTTCGCTAGTCACGTTGCGGGACGAGACCCTGCCGGCCGCGCAGACCCAGCTCGATCAGCTGGCCTCGCAGCTGAAATCGTCGCTGAATGCGATCACCAATGGCGCATCGGCCGTTCCACCTCCGACCGCTCTGACCGGGTCGGCGAGCGTCAGCAGTACGACGGCCCTGTCGGCGTCCGGAACGGTCCGCATCGCCGTGGCTGACCAGAGCGGCAATCTCGTTTCGTACGAGGATCTCGACCTGTCGTCCTATGCGACGGTGGGCGATCTGGTCACGGCGCTCAACGGCATCTCCGGGGTCTCTGCCTCGATCGATTCCAGCGGACACCTGTCGATCAGCGCCACGTCGTCGTCGAACGGCATCGCGATCAACGACATGACCAGCGCGGTCGGCGGCAGCGGCTTCTCCGACTATTTCGGCATGAATGACCTCGTCACCGGCACGAGCGCCGCCAATTTTGCCGTCAACAGCAGCATCCTGAGCGGCGCGGCCGGTTTGCCCACCGGCACGCTCGACGGCTCCGCGACGTTGACGACCGGCAGCCAGGTGCTGACGGCCGGCTCGGCGACGGTCATCGACGCGCTCGTTGACAAGCTGACCGGCTCGACCAGCTTCGCCTCGGCTGGCGGCCTGAGCGCAACGACCGGCTCGTTCGCCGACTACGCCGCGGCGATCGTCGCCAATGTCGCCAGCAAGGCGTCGCAGGCCTCCACTGCCTACACCGCGAAGTCGACGGCCCAGTCGAGCTATGCCAGTTCGCTGTCCTCGCAATCGGGCGTCAACCTCGACGAGGAGACGGCGCGGCTGAGCTCGCTGCAGAACAAATACGCTGCCGCCTCGCAGCTGATCTCCGTGGTCAACAGCATGTTCTCGTCGCTGCTCACTGCCGTGCAATCGACCTAG
- a CDS encoding SDR family oxidoreductase, producing MDQITQPRSYGHGLRPVADNVWIVDGGRIRAAGLPLSVRMTVIRLSSGDLLLHSTTRFTHALREELEQLGPIKYLLAPNVAHWMFLPDWQAALPNAQVFAAPGLAERQQVRRSGLRIDRELTDVTPDEWSADIQLVLVAAPMFTEVELFHRPSRTLVLTDLVQNLAPEGLGIVARTAANLLGITAPDGKAPTHLRMLLRLGGRAVRLAAARLIALAPERVVFSHGRWFDTGGAHQLRRALGWLLDASPEARRLMRDLKGTRVVVTGASSGIGRATALALAREGASIVLAARRVDVLKDVAAECETLGGRAIAVGTDVTDAAAVMHLADQAVQTFGGIDVWINNAGTGVFGAYQDADIALHRKTIEVNLLGTMNGAYAVLPVFLRQQRGTLINNISLGGWAPTPFAAAYTASKFGLRGFSASLRQELAGHKDIHVCSVFPAMVDTPGFVHGANMSGRHLGPGPLLYRPEDVAETFLQLIRAPHDEVAVGWPARLGQISYALARWPTERLLSTAFRFLLSRAKGAPRSTGAVLAPIAAGTAVSGGWLVRKKLPPAGQLSRIGLALGLGGIALVALARARRPSRPSRRHITR from the coding sequence ATGGACCAGATAACTCAGCCTCGAAGCTACGGCCATGGCTTGCGGCCCGTGGCGGACAATGTGTGGATCGTCGACGGCGGCCGGATTCGGGCCGCCGGACTGCCGCTCTCCGTGCGCATGACGGTGATCCGCCTGTCGAGCGGTGATCTGCTGCTGCACTCGACCACGCGCTTCACTCATGCGCTGCGGGAGGAGCTGGAGCAGCTGGGACCCATCAAATATCTGCTCGCGCCCAACGTCGCGCACTGGATGTTCCTGCCGGACTGGCAGGCGGCCCTGCCGAATGCGCAGGTCTTCGCTGCGCCGGGCTTGGCAGAGCGCCAGCAGGTTCGCCGAAGCGGCCTGCGTATCGATCGTGAGCTGACCGATGTCACGCCGGACGAATGGTCCGCAGATATCCAGTTGGTGCTCGTTGCCGCACCGATGTTCACCGAAGTGGAGCTGTTTCACAGGCCGAGCCGCACACTCGTCCTGACAGACCTCGTGCAGAACCTGGCACCGGAAGGTCTGGGCATCGTGGCGCGGACCGCGGCGAATCTGCTCGGGATCACCGCGCCTGATGGCAAGGCACCGACCCATCTGCGGATGCTGCTGCGGCTCGGCGGCCGTGCCGTCCGGCTCGCGGCGGCGCGGTTGATTGCGCTGGCGCCCGAACGTGTCGTCTTTTCCCATGGCCGATGGTTCGACACCGGCGGCGCGCACCAGCTGCGCCGCGCGCTCGGCTGGCTGCTGGATGCCTCCCCCGAGGCGCGCCGGCTGATGCGTGATCTGAAGGGAACGCGCGTCGTGGTGACGGGCGCCTCGAGCGGCATCGGCCGGGCGACGGCACTCGCCTTGGCGCGGGAAGGGGCCAGCATCGTGCTGGCCGCGCGGCGCGTGGACGTTCTGAAAGACGTCGCGGCCGAATGCGAAACCCTTGGCGGGCGCGCCATCGCCGTCGGCACCGATGTGACCGATGCAGCCGCGGTCATGCACTTGGCCGATCAGGCCGTGCAGACGTTCGGTGGCATCGATGTCTGGATCAACAACGCCGGAACCGGGGTGTTCGGCGCCTATCAGGACGCCGACATCGCGCTCCACCGTAAGACCATCGAGGTCAATCTGCTGGGGACGATGAACGGTGCCTATGCGGTTCTGCCGGTCTTCCTGCGGCAGCAGCGCGGAACCTTGATCAACAACATCTCGCTCGGCGGATGGGCTCCGACTCCGTTCGCCGCCGCCTACACCGCCAGCAAGTTCGGCCTCCGCGGCTTCTCGGCGAGCTTGCGTCAGGAACTCGCCGGTCACAAGGATATCCACGTCTGCAGCGTATTCCCCGCGATGGTCGACACGCCCGGCTTCGTGCATGGCGCCAACATGTCCGGCCGCCATCTCGGTCCAGGACCGCTGCTGTATCGGCCCGAGGACGTCGCCGAGACGTTCTTGCAGTTGATCCGCGCTCCTCACGACGAAGTCGCCGTCGGCTGGCCGGCGCGGCTCGGGCAGATCTCCTATGCCCTGGCGCGCTGGCCGACCGAGCGACTCCTGAGCACGGCGTTCCGTTTCCTGTTGTCGCGCGCGAAGGGCGCACCACGCAGCACAGGTGCCGTGTTGGCGCCGATCGCCGCTGGCACCGCGGTGAGCGGCGGCTGGCTCGTGCGCAAGAAGCTGCCGCCGGCCGGGCAGCTCAGCAGAATTGGATTGGCACTTGGGCTCGGAGGCATCGCGTTGGTTGCTCTTGCGCGCGCCCGCCGGCCTTCGCGGCCATCGCGCCGACATATTACTCGCTGA
- a CDS encoding flagellar protein FlgN produces the protein MKHAIQADQRPASEDEVRTLIALIDELIAVVSEENAELAKGLPASRSKQLDDKNRLAGLFEQRVAECARRTASLDVRDRVLREQLMEHIFNLRGAMDENLVRLRAAIEASNRRIEAVMQAIREQIANASPYGAGGRRTARATSCGTNVRA, from the coding sequence ATGAAACACGCAATTCAGGCCGATCAGCGGCCGGCCAGCGAAGATGAAGTGCGGACCTTGATCGCGCTGATCGACGAACTCATCGCGGTGGTGTCGGAGGAGAATGCGGAGCTTGCCAAAGGGCTCCCGGCCTCGCGTTCCAAGCAGCTCGACGACAAGAATCGGCTCGCCGGGCTGTTTGAGCAGCGGGTCGCCGAATGCGCCAGGCGAACGGCGAGCCTCGACGTCCGCGACCGTGTGCTGCGCGAGCAGCTCATGGAGCACATCTTCAACCTTCGTGGCGCGATGGACGAGAACCTCGTTCGGCTGCGGGCTGCGATCGAAGCCAGCAATCGTCGCATCGAGGCGGTGATGCAGGCGATCCGCGAGCAGATCGCGAATGCCTCGCCCTATGGCGCCGGTGGACGTCGTACCGCGCGTGCGACGTCCTGTGGAACCAACGTGAGGGCGTGA
- a CDS encoding flagellin, whose product MTMRIATFSNSDQMITGALRTQATMANLQVQEASGLKAEYLAGYGADTQHVVNLQVSVARAQSYIDAATLADSKVQVMYSAVGQVSDIVSQLRTALSAASSGSSTGTTSAISSAQQLLQQMSGILNTQYDGQYLFGGARTATAAVDTSSFASGTGSLTTTDTSYFQGDSELASVRVSDGQSVTYGVTADNPAFEEVMRVLKFVANSSTLSGTDITSALSLADQAVDDVATVQAKLSDAASRIESAKSQQTDYKSYAESLATDLTSVDVAAVTAQLSTYQAQLTASYTAISKIQSLNLASYLR is encoded by the coding sequence ATGACGATGCGGATTGCGACATTCTCGAACTCCGACCAGATGATCACGGGCGCGCTGCGGACGCAGGCGACCATGGCCAACCTCCAGGTGCAGGAGGCCTCGGGGCTGAAGGCCGAGTATCTCGCCGGTTACGGCGCCGACACCCAGCACGTCGTCAATCTGCAGGTCTCTGTCGCGCGGGCGCAGTCCTACATCGACGCTGCGACTCTGGCGGACAGCAAAGTGCAGGTCATGTACTCTGCCGTGGGGCAGGTGTCGGACATCGTCAGTCAGCTGCGCACGGCCCTGAGCGCTGCGAGCTCCGGCAGCAGCACGGGAACCACGTCCGCGATCAGCAGTGCGCAGCAGTTGCTGCAGCAGATGTCGGGCATTCTGAACACCCAGTACGACGGGCAATATCTGTTCGGCGGTGCGCGGACCGCGACGGCGGCGGTCGATACGTCGAGCTTCGCCTCCGGCACGGGATCGTTGACCACGACGGATACCAGCTATTTTCAGGGCGACAGCGAGCTTGCCTCGGTCCGGGTTTCCGATGGGCAGTCGGTCACCTATGGCGTTACTGCCGACAATCCGGCGTTCGAGGAGGTCATGCGGGTCCTGAAGTTCGTGGCCAACAGCTCGACCCTGTCCGGAACCGACATCACCTCCGCGCTGTCGCTTGCCGATCAGGCGGTGGACGATGTCGCCACGGTACAGGCCAAGCTCTCCGATGCGGCGTCCCGGATCGAGAGCGCGAAGTCGCAGCAGACCGATTACAAGAGCTATGCCGAGAGCCTGGCGACGGACCTGACCAGCGTCGATGTGGCGGCGGTCACCGCCCAGCTCTCGACTTATCAAGCCCAGCTCACGGCGAGTTATACCGCCATCTCCAAGATCCAGAGCCTGAACCTGGCCAGTTACCTGCGTTGA
- a CDS encoding flagellar export chaperone FliS, with translation MTQNSMAQFASQAYRGAAVAVPPLRAVIMLLNGAMMSLQKSLQAQEARRFEEGHIHVTRATAILRGLSLHLDPTRGGPVADQLFGTYNALIVAALRAYGRPHMRENFQRITESLLELREAWEAVEAATRGKRAAGDSANPR, from the coding sequence ATGACCCAGAATTCGATGGCGCAATTCGCAAGTCAGGCCTATCGCGGCGCTGCGGTGGCCGTTCCGCCGCTGCGGGCCGTCATCATGCTGCTCAACGGAGCGATGATGAGCTTGCAGAAGTCGCTGCAGGCGCAGGAGGCTCGCCGCTTCGAGGAGGGGCACATCCATGTGACCCGGGCGACGGCCATTCTGCGCGGATTGAGCCTTCACCTCGATCCGACGCGCGGCGGGCCGGTCGCCGACCAGCTGTTCGGAACCTACAACGCCCTGATCGTGGCCGCGCTGCGGGCCTACGGTCGACCTCACATGCGCGAGAATTTCCAGCGGATCACCGAAAGTCTGCTGGAACTGCGGGAGGCGTGGGAGGCTGTCGAGGCGGCAACCCGGGGAAAGCGAGCGGCCGGTGATTCGGCCAACCCTCGGTAG
- the cyoB gene encoding cytochrome o ubiquinol oxidase subunit I: protein MLGKLDWSAIPFGQPIPLVAAGLVLVAILGVLGWVLAKGYFPYLWREWITSVDHKRIGVMYMLLAFMMLLRGGTDAIMMRTQQAVAFHSNGYLPPEHYNQIFSAHGTIMIFFVAMPFVIGLMNLVVPLQLGVRDVAFPTLNSVGFWLTATGALLVNVSLVVGEFARTGWLPFPPLSELTYSPGVGVDYYIWALEISGVGTLVSGINLVTTVLKLRTRGMSYLRMPMFCWTTLATNLLIVAAFPILTATLTMLMLDRYFGFHFFTNEAGGNMMMFMNLIWAWGHPEVYILVLPAFGIYSEVVATFSSKSLFGYRSMVLATMAICVISFMVWLHHFFTMGAGPNVNAIFGIASMIIAVPTGVKIYNWLFTMYGGRVRFTTPMLWSVGFMITFMIGGLTGVLVAVPPADFLLHNSLFLVAHFHNVIIGGVLFGVFAGVTYWFPKAFGFRLYESWGKAAFWFTLIGFYVTFMPLYVVGLLGMTRRMQHYDVAEWRPWLAAATFGTALLAIGVILQILQLVFSIRDRELLRDTTGDPWDGRSLEWATSSPPPVFNFAVLPNVTGQDAYWRIKENAKDQQLHTREKDYQDIELPKNSPTGFVCAFFATVMGFALIWHIWWMVALGAMGALATFVVFAWRDHDEYVIPAAEVARIDRGIIEARQGLSSSAAAGA from the coding sequence ATGCTCGGCAAGCTCGATTGGTCGGCGATCCCCTTTGGCCAGCCCATCCCGCTCGTGGCCGCAGGCCTCGTGCTGGTGGCGATCCTCGGTGTCCTCGGATGGGTCTTGGCGAAGGGGTACTTCCCTTATCTCTGGCGTGAATGGATCACCAGCGTCGATCACAAGCGGATCGGCGTGATGTACATGCTGCTCGCCTTCATGATGCTGCTGCGTGGCGGCACCGATGCGATCATGATGCGAACGCAGCAGGCGGTGGCGTTTCATTCCAACGGCTATCTTCCGCCGGAGCACTACAACCAGATCTTCTCCGCCCACGGCACTATCATGATCTTCTTCGTGGCGATGCCGTTCGTGATCGGGCTGATGAATCTGGTCGTGCCGCTGCAGCTCGGGGTACGGGATGTCGCCTTTCCCACGCTGAACTCCGTCGGCTTCTGGCTCACGGCCACCGGCGCGCTGCTGGTCAACGTGTCCCTCGTGGTCGGCGAGTTCGCGCGCACCGGCTGGCTGCCGTTCCCGCCCTTGTCGGAGTTGACCTACTCGCCGGGAGTCGGCGTGGACTATTACATCTGGGCGCTGGAGATCTCCGGCGTCGGGACCCTGGTCAGCGGCATCAACCTGGTCACCACCGTCCTCAAGCTGCGCACCCGGGGCATGAGCTATCTGCGCATGCCGATGTTCTGCTGGACCACGCTGGCAACGAACCTGCTGATCGTCGCGGCGTTTCCGATCCTCACGGCGACGCTGACGATGCTGATGCTCGACCGCTATTTCGGCTTCCACTTTTTCACCAACGAGGCCGGCGGCAACATGATGATGTTCATGAACCTGATCTGGGCCTGGGGACATCCCGAGGTCTACATCCTGGTTCTGCCGGCGTTCGGGATCTACTCCGAGGTGGTCGCGACGTTCTCGAGCAAGTCGCTGTTCGGCTATCGCTCGATGGTGTTGGCGACCATGGCGATCTGCGTCATCTCCTTCATGGTCTGGCTGCATCATTTCTTCACGATGGGGGCGGGCCCCAACGTGAACGCGATCTTCGGCATTGCGAGCATGATCATCGCGGTGCCTACGGGCGTGAAGATCTATAATTGGCTGTTCACGATGTATGGCGGGCGGGTGCGCTTCACGACGCCCATGCTGTGGTCGGTCGGCTTCATGATCACCTTCATGATCGGCGGGCTGACCGGCGTGCTTGTCGCGGTGCCGCCGGCGGATTTCCTGCTGCACAACAGCCTGTTCCTGGTCGCCCATTTCCACAACGTCATCATCGGCGGCGTGCTGTTCGGGGTGTTCGCGGGTGTCACTTACTGGTTTCCAAAGGCGTTCGGCTTTCGGCTGTATGAGAGCTGGGGCAAGGCGGCGTTCTGGTTCACCCTCATTGGCTTCTACGTGACCTTCATGCCGCTCTATGTCGTCGGCCTGCTCGGCATGACCCGACGGATGCAGCACTACGATGTCGCGGAATGGCGTCCCTGGCTTGCAGCTGCAACGTTCGGCACGGCGCTGCTCGCGATCGGCGTCATTCTTCAGATTCTCCAACTGGTCTTCAGCATCCGCGATCGCGAGCTCCTGCGCGATACGACCGGCGACCCCTGGGACGGCCGCTCGCTCGAATGGGCCACGTCCTCACCGCCGCCGGTGTTCAATTTTGCGGTGCTGCCGAATGTGACGGGGCAGGATGCGTATTGGCGGATCAAGGAAAATGCAAAAGACCAGCAGCTCCATACGCGGGAAAAGGATTACCAGGACATCGAGCTGCCAAAAAACTCCCCCACGGGATTCGTCTGCGCCTTCTTCGCCACGGTCATGGGCTTCGCGCTGATCTGGCACATCTGGTGGATGGTGGCGCTCGGCGCAATGGGCGCGTTGGCGACATTCGTCGTGTTTGCCTGGCGCGATCACGACGAGTACGTCATCCCTGCGGCGGAGGTCGCCCGGATCGATCGGGGCATCATCGAAGCGCGGCAGGGATTGTCGTCGTCGGCGGCTGCCGGGGCCTGA
- the flgE gene encoding flagellar hook protein FlgE: MSLSGALSSAISALNAQSSSLAMISDNISNADTTGYKTTSGLFEQLVTASSSSKAYSSGGVSVSGRANITQQGLLAATTNATDVAIQGSGFFVATNSTSAGGETFYTRNGAFTTDNAGYLENDGYYLEGWRTDATGNVVGNGLEPVNTKVALTNGGATTKTSLAANLPADAASGDTFSSSMTVYDSLGQSHTLNVTWTKGATANEWTADFAPATASDGTVTSGTYTIDFNSDGSLSTVSSTNLGITWNNGAAASSIALSFGTTGGGTDGLTQLSSGSTTPSVSNFSANSDGISFGTLSSISVGKNGLVEATYSNGQTVPIYKLAVATFADPNGLVAHSSGMYTSTATSGNATLQASGENGAGTIYGSELESSTTDTTGQFSNMISAQQAYSAASQVISAVNKMYDTLISSMR; encoded by the coding sequence ATGAGTCTTTCTGGAGCCCTGTCATCGGCGATCTCGGCGCTCAATGCGCAGAGTTCGTCGCTCGCCATGATCAGCGACAACATCTCCAACGCCGATACGACCGGATACAAGACCACCTCCGGCCTGTTCGAGCAGCTGGTGACGGCATCGAGCAGTTCGAAAGCCTATTCCTCGGGGGGCGTCTCGGTCTCCGGCCGTGCCAACATCACGCAGCAGGGGCTGCTGGCCGCCACCACCAACGCGACCGACGTCGCAATCCAGGGCTCGGGTTTCTTCGTCGCGACCAACTCGACTTCGGCCGGAGGCGAGACTTTCTACACCCGCAACGGCGCGTTCACCACCGACAATGCCGGCTATCTCGAGAACGACGGCTACTATCTCGAAGGCTGGCGCACCGATGCAACCGGCAACGTGGTCGGCAACGGCCTCGAGCCGGTCAATACGAAGGTGGCGCTGACGAATGGTGGGGCGACGACCAAGACGTCGCTTGCGGCCAACCTGCCGGCCGATGCCGCGAGCGGAGACACCTTCAGCAGCTCGATGACCGTGTACGATTCGCTGGGGCAATCGCACACGCTCAACGTCACCTGGACCAAGGGGGCGACGGCGAACGAATGGACCGCTGATTTCGCGCCGGCGACGGCGTCGGACGGCACCGTGACGAGCGGCACCTATACGATCGATTTCAACTCAGATGGTTCGCTCAGCACGGTCTCCTCGACCAATCTCGGTATCACCTGGAACAACGGCGCCGCGGCGAGCTCGATCGCGCTCAGCTTCGGCACCACCGGCGGCGGTACCGACGGCCTGACCCAGTTGTCGTCCGGCAGCACGACGCCGAGCGTCTCCAACTTCAGCGCCAATTCCGATGGCATCTCGTTTGGCACGCTGAGCAGCATTTCGGTCGGCAAGAATGGTCTCGTCGAGGCGACCTATTCCAACGGACAGACGGTTCCGATCTACAAGCTCGCGGTAGCGACCTTCGCCGATCCCAATGGTCTCGTGGCGCATAGCAGCGGCATGTACACGTCGACGGCGACGTCGGGCAATGCGACCCTGCAGGCGTCCGGCGAGAATGGTGCAGGAACCATCTACGGCAGTGAGCTGGAATCGAGCACGACCGACACCACGGGCCAGTTCAGCAACATGATCTCGGCTCAGCAGGCCTATTCGGCGGCATCGCAGGTGATCTCGGCCGTCAACAAGATGTACGACACGCTGATTTCGTCGATGAGGTGA
- a CDS encoding BA14K family protein produces the protein MDLRKLLTVATIGTMSLAAASPLAAAPLLSNHPAPTPAAQNATELQQVQYRHWRGGYGHRHGYYGHRYGGHRHGYGAGAAALGGLAAGAIIGGAIANSRAEAANAQAYCAQRFRSYDPGSGTYLGNDGLRHSCP, from the coding sequence ATGGATCTGCGCAAACTTTTGACGGTCGCCACCATCGGAACGATGTCGCTCGCGGCCGCATCGCCGCTCGCCGCAGCGCCGTTGCTGTCGAACCACCCGGCGCCGACCCCAGCCGCGCAGAACGCGACCGAGCTGCAGCAGGTGCAATATCGCCACTGGCGCGGCGGTTACGGTCATCGCCACGGCTATTACGGCCATCGCTATGGCGGGCATCGCCACGGCTACGGTGCGGGTGCCGCCGCCCTGGGCGGTCTCGCGGCCGGCGCGATCATCGGGGGCGCCATCGCCAACAGCCGCGCCGAGGCCGCCAACGCCCAGGCCTATTGCGCCCAGCGCTTCCGGTCCTACGACCCGGGCTCCGGCACCTATCTCGGCAATGACGGCCTGCGCCATTCCTGCCCGTAG